From a region of the Methanothrix sp. genome:
- a CDS encoding aldolase yields MDLKVPLDVPGNARDEYIRNYTEITGGSGRLMLFAGDQKVEHLNDDFYGQGIAEDDADPEHLFRIASRGRIGVFATQLGLIARYGMDYPAVPYLVKLNSKTNLIKTSQADPLSRAWIDVPQVLEFKRETGLRILGVGYTVYPGSEHEAIMLREAAQVVHDAHRHGLVVVLWMYPRGKAVKDEHDPHLIAGACGVAAALGSDFVKVNYPRAENPALAFREAVLAAGRTKVVCAGGSSEDPEAFLRRLHEQIHISGASGNATGRNIHQKRLEDAIRMCNAIYAITVENRSLEEALRMLR; encoded by the coding sequence ATGGATCTGAAGGTGCCGCTTGATGTTCCAGGAAACGCGAGGGACGAATACATCAGGAACTACACAGAGATCACAGGAGGCTCCGGAAGGCTGATGCTGTTTGCAGGCGATCAGAAGGTCGAGCATCTGAACGACGATTTCTACGGCCAGGGGATAGCAGAGGATGATGCGGATCCGGAGCATCTCTTCAGGATAGCGAGCCGGGGCAGGATCGGCGTTTTTGCGACGCAGCTCGGCCTGATTGCCAGATACGGCATGGACTATCCGGCCGTTCCTTACCTGGTCAAGCTGAACTCAAAGACGAATCTGATAAAGACATCGCAGGCGGATCCGCTGAGCAGGGCATGGATTGATGTCCCGCAGGTCTTGGAGTTCAAGAGGGAGACTGGGCTCAGGATACTGGGCGTCGGCTACACAGTGTACCCTGGAAGCGAGCATGAGGCGATCATGCTAAGGGAGGCAGCCCAGGTGGTACACGATGCTCACAGACACGGGCTTGTTGTGGTTCTCTGGATGTATCCCAGGGGCAAGGCTGTGAAGGACGAGCACGACCCGCATCTGATCGCTGGAGCGTGCGGGGTTGCGGCCGCTCTGGGGAGCGACTTCGTCAAGGTGAATTATCCCCGGGCGGAGAATCCAGCTCTGGCATTCAGGGAGGCTGTGCTGGCGGCCGGCAGAACAAAGGTGGTATGCGCCGGCGGATCGAGCGAAGATCCTGAGGCGTTCCTCCGGAGACTCCACGAGCAGATCCACATCTCAGGCGCATCCGGAAACGCCACCGGCAGGAACATACACCAGAAGAGGCTCGAGGATGCGATCAGGATGTGCAACGCGATATACGCCATAACTGTGGAGAACAGATCCCTGGAGGAGGCGCTGCGCATGCTGCGGTGA